The following are encoded together in the Candidatus Methylomirabilis lanthanidiphila genome:
- a CDS encoding Glycosyl hydrolase family 57: MERYICIHGHFYQPPRENPWLEAIELQDSAYPYHDWNERITRECYAPNATSRILSGEGRIMRIVNNYANISFDIGPTLLAWLQEKAPHVYRAILDADRQSQKTFSGHGSALAQAHSHIILPLANRRDKAAQVYWGIRDFEHRFGRKPEGMWLPETAADIETLDILAECGIRFTILAPHQASRVRLIGRRAWRNVSDGRIDPTMAYQLYLPSRRKLNIFFYDGPISHAVAFERLLTKGEDLAHRIVSGFSDARTWPQLAHIATDGETYGHHHRFGDMALAYALHYIESNNLARLTNYGEYLERHPPTHQVQIVEQTSWSCAHGVERWRSDCGCNSGGHPGWNQAWRAPLREAMDWLRDTLAPRYEEEGRRMLKNPWAARNDYIEVILDRSPESLERFLNRHTARELSEAEQITALKLLELQRHAMLMYTSCGWFFDELSGIETVQVIQYAGRAIQLAEELFGDSYEAPFLDRLQRARSNLPEHQDGRRVYEKFVKPAMIDLHTVGAHYVMSSLFNTYGEPAKAYCYSVDCEDHRIIEAGRTKLAVGRVRVTCGITRESARLSFGVLHMGDHNLNCGIRTFQDQEADHAMAQELAETFSRADLPEVIRLLDRHFGASIYSLKSLFLDEQRKVFHLILESTMAEAEASYRQLYEHHAPLMHFLSTLGMPLPKVFYAAAEIVLNTDLRRSFQEEAPDRDRIQALLTDARMWRVELDTSGLGYTLKQTIDRLAEEFRVQPADIPLLQRLEVMVSLARALPFEVDLWEVQNVYSELLQWAYPALRDKRDQGDAEAQEWVSHFVSLGEALGIVVD, from the coding sequence ATGGAACGCTACATCTGTATCCACGGCCATTTCTATCAGCCCCCGCGAGAGAACCCCTGGCTCGAAGCGATTGAGCTGCAGGACTCGGCCTATCCGTACCACGACTGGAATGAACGGATCACCCGCGAGTGCTATGCCCCAAATGCGACCTCCCGCATTCTGAGCGGTGAGGGTAGGATCATGAGGATCGTAAACAACTACGCTAACATCAGTTTCGACATCGGCCCTACCCTTCTCGCCTGGTTGCAGGAGAAGGCGCCTCATGTCTATCGGGCGATTCTCGATGCCGATCGACAGAGTCAGAAGACCTTTTCGGGGCACGGTTCCGCCCTCGCCCAGGCCCACAGTCATATCATCCTGCCGCTGGCCAACCGGCGAGACAAAGCCGCCCAAGTGTACTGGGGTATCCGCGATTTCGAGCATCGCTTCGGCCGTAAGCCGGAAGGGATGTGGCTGCCGGAGACGGCTGCGGATATCGAGACCCTTGATATCCTGGCGGAGTGCGGAATCCGGTTTACGATCCTTGCGCCCCATCAGGCGAGCCGGGTGCGGCTGATCGGCCGCCGCGCCTGGCGAAACGTTAGCGACGGGCGCATCGACCCGACGATGGCCTACCAGTTATACCTGCCTTCACGTCGAAAACTGAACATCTTCTTCTACGACGGCCCGATTTCGCACGCAGTCGCCTTCGAGCGCCTGCTCACGAAAGGCGAAGACTTGGCCCATCGCATCGTCAGCGGTTTTTCCGACGCACGGACCTGGCCCCAGCTCGCCCACATCGCGACCGACGGCGAGACCTACGGTCACCATCATCGGTTTGGGGATATGGCGCTGGCCTATGCCCTCCACTACATTGAGTCCAACAATCTCGCGCGTCTCACCAACTACGGCGAGTACCTGGAAAGACATCCGCCCACCCACCAGGTCCAGATCGTGGAACAGACCTCTTGGAGCTGTGCCCACGGGGTGGAACGGTGGCGGAGCGACTGCGGCTGCAACTCCGGGGGGCATCCGGGGTGGAACCAGGCATGGAGGGCCCCGCTGCGGGAGGCTATGGACTGGCTCAGGGACACGCTGGCGCCTCGCTATGAGGAGGAGGGGCGTCGGATGTTGAAGAATCCATGGGCGGCTCGAAACGACTACATCGAGGTGATCCTCGACCGCTCACCTGAGAGCCTCGAGCGGTTCCTAAACCGGCATACCGCTCGGGAACTGAGCGAAGCCGAGCAGATCACGGCGCTCAAGCTCCTGGAACTCCAGCGGCACGCGATGCTCATGTACACGAGCTGCGGGTGGTTCTTCGACGAGCTTTCCGGGATAGAGACCGTGCAGGTCATCCAGTACGCCGGGCGTGCCATCCAGTTGGCCGAAGAGCTGTTTGGCGACTCGTATGAGGCCCCTTTCCTGGACAGGCTGCAGCGAGCCAGGAGCAACCTTCCCGAGCATCAAGACGGTCGCCGCGTCTATGAGAAGTTCGTGAAGCCTGCAATGATAGACCTCCACACGGTCGGCGCCCATTACGTAATGAGTTCCCTTTTTAATACGTATGGTGAGCCAGCCAAGGCGTACTGCTACAGTGTTGACTGCGAGGATCACCGGATCATTGAGGCCGGCAGGACGAAACTGGCGGTGGGGCGGGTACGGGTTACCTGTGGGATCACACGGGAATCGGCGAGACTCAGCTTCGGGGTTCTGCACATGGGTGACCACAATCTGAACTGCGGTATCCGGACGTTTCAGGATCAGGAGGCCGATCACGCCATGGCGCAGGAGTTGGCTGAGACGTTTTCCCGCGCGGACCTCCCGGAGGTCATCCGACTCCTGGACAGACACTTCGGAGCGTCCATCTACTCGCTCAAGTCGCTCTTTCTCGACGAGCAGCGCAAGGTGTTCCACCTTATCCTGGAATCGACCATGGCCGAGGCCGAGGCCAGCTATCGCCAGCTCTACGAGCACCATGCTCCACTGATGCATTTTCTGAGCACGCTCGGTATGCCGTTGCCCAAGGTCTTCTATGCGGCGGCAGAGATCGTCCTGAACACCGATCTCCGCCGGAGCTTTCAGGAAGAGGCACCCGATCGCGACCGTATCCAAGCCCTGTTAACAGACGCCAGGATGTGGCGCGTAGAGCTCGATACCTCCGGCCTCGGGTATACGTTGAAGCAGACGATTGATCGGCTGGCTGAGGAGTTTCGGGTACAGCCCGCCGATATCCCGCTTCTGCAGCGACTCGAAGTGATGGTGAGCCTGGCACGGGCTCTGCCCTTCGAGGTAGATCTGTGGGAGGTCCAGAACGTCTATTCTGAACTGCTCCAGTGGGCCTATCCCGCACTTCGCGACAAGCGTGACCAGGGAGACGCTGAGGCGCAGGAATGGGTGAGCCATTTCGTCTCCCTTGGCGAGGCGCTCGGGATTGTAGTCGATTAG
- a CDS encoding Glycosyl transferase group 1 — protein MNAVSLDDYRTVTPKGTVQFLRCLGERVRGRRFLHVNSTRYGGGVAEILNRLVPIMTDLGVDARWEVIKGDAAFFAVTKALHNALQGREELITKAMLNHYAEINRENARHLPLEGDLVLIHDPQPAPLINYRPAEGKWVWRCHIDLSHPQRQVWRHLRKYVAGYNAAVFSLPKFSQQIPIPQFLVYPSIDPLSDKNRELSTDEIDEMLARMDIPRDKPILLQVSRFDRFKDPVGVIKAYRLVKKHYDCHLILAGGTAQDDPEGQEVLAEVREEAGHDPDIHILELPPDAHLQINALQRAATIILQKSLREGFGLTVAEAMWKGKPVVGGASGGITVQVIDDVTGYTVNSIEGAAFRIRYLLNNPVLMARMGEAGREYVRREFLITRHVTDYLTILAFLTS, from the coding sequence ATGAATGCGGTAAGCCTTGACGACTATCGAACGGTCACGCCCAAAGGGACCGTGCAGTTTTTACGATGTCTCGGAGAGCGCGTACGAGGCAGACGGTTCCTTCATGTCAACTCCACCCGATACGGTGGCGGGGTGGCCGAGATCCTCAATCGGCTGGTGCCGATCATGACCGATCTTGGGGTGGATGCCCGTTGGGAGGTGATCAAAGGGGATGCCGCCTTCTTCGCTGTCACCAAGGCCCTTCACAACGCTCTCCAGGGGCGGGAAGAGCTGATCACCAAAGCGATGCTCAACCACTATGCGGAGATCAATCGAGAAAACGCACGGCACCTGCCGCTCGAAGGGGACTTAGTGCTGATACACGATCCTCAACCGGCGCCGCTCATCAACTACCGTCCTGCCGAAGGAAAGTGGGTCTGGCGTTGTCATATCGATCTGTCGCATCCGCAACGGCAGGTTTGGCGTCACCTGAGGAAGTACGTTGCCGGATATAATGCGGCGGTTTTTTCGTTGCCAAAATTTTCGCAACAGATCCCGATCCCACAGTTCCTCGTATATCCCTCTATTGACCCGCTCAGCGATAAGAATCGTGAACTGAGCACGGACGAGATAGACGAGATGCTGGCGCGGATGGACATCCCCAGGGACAAGCCGATTCTTTTGCAGGTCTCCCGGTTCGACCGTTTTAAGGATCCTGTCGGCGTGATCAAGGCCTACCGTTTGGTCAAAAAACACTACGACTGTCACCTGATTCTGGCGGGCGGAACGGCCCAGGATGATCCGGAGGGACAAGAGGTGCTCGCGGAGGTGCGGGAAGAGGCGGGCCATGATCCGGATATCCATATTCTTGAACTCCCGCCCGATGCTCACCTGCAGATCAATGCGCTCCAGCGAGCCGCTACGATTATCTTGCAAAAGTCTCTCCGGGAAGGTTTCGGCCTCACGGTGGCTGAGGCCATGTGGAAAGGCAAGCCGGTCGTGGGAGGCGCCAGCGGTGGGATTACTGTCCAAGTGATCGACGATGTGACCGGCTACACGGTGAACTCGATAGAAGGCGCGGCGTTCCGGATTCGATATCTGCTGAACAACCCCGTGCTGATGGCCCGCATGGGGGAGGCGGGTCGGGAGTATGTCCGACGAGAATTTCTGATTACCCGGCACGTCACTGATTACCTCACTATACTGGCTTTTCTCACCTCATGA
- a CDS encoding glycogen branching protein: protein MGATPLEAGSRVSFKVWAPHCTRMSLIIEPFANPRRVEMNCDDDMIFTTILEGVPLGCRYMYLIKGIHRRPDPVSRWQPDGVHGPSAIVDPSAYMWGDAGWYGLTMKELIIYELHVGTFTQEGTFMAVIPLLSYLHEELGVTAIELMPVAEFPGRRGWGYDGVSLYAPHSGYGGPNGLKALVDACHRNGMAVVLDVVYNHLGPEGNYLRDFGPYFTDRYKTPWGEAINYDGQGSIGVRRYIIDNALYWITEYHIDAFRLDAIHGIFDESPVHILQELNNAVQAQAKRLGRTVLIIAESDLNDARAATAVGEGGYGLAGQWNEDFHHAVHARLTGERNGYYMDFGALDDVAHALSHGFVYEGQYSMFRGRPHGASARHIPGESFVVFAQNHDQVGNRPKGERLVTLIPFEAVKLAAALVLWSPYVPLLFMGEEYGEPAPFQYFTSFFDKTLAEAVRQGRMEGFARVAWTGEVPDPQDPATFERSRLNLELRTEPVHRQLLDFYRELIRLRKIHTCLGIVERKRQIVSTLAGNGTLCLHRTLPQREESFVVFHFGGESRKTIIPIPWGPWITVLDSAAKEWGGPGGYMSSGEALESSGMLELAASPYQVLGLLRDPAVSAEQPDKSAERIA from the coding sequence ATGGGTGCAACGCCGCTGGAGGCCGGAAGCCGGGTGTCATTTAAGGTCTGGGCGCCTCATTGTACGCGCATGAGCCTGATCATCGAGCCGTTTGCGAATCCCCGGCGAGTCGAGATGAACTGTGACGATGACATGATCTTCACAACAATCTTGGAAGGCGTGCCGCTTGGGTGTCGTTACATGTATCTGATCAAGGGGATCCATAGGCGGCCGGACCCTGTCTCGCGGTGGCAGCCTGACGGTGTTCATGGCCCATCAGCCATCGTAGACCCGAGTGCCTACATGTGGGGGGACGCGGGGTGGTATGGTCTTACCATGAAAGAGCTCATCATCTATGAGCTTCACGTCGGAACATTTACCCAGGAGGGGACCTTTATGGCGGTCATCCCTCTTTTATCTTATCTTCACGAAGAACTCGGAGTCACAGCCATAGAACTGATGCCCGTGGCGGAATTTCCTGGACGACGTGGTTGGGGCTATGACGGCGTCAGCCTGTACGCCCCACACTCCGGATACGGTGGTCCCAATGGATTGAAAGCGCTCGTTGATGCGTGCCATCGGAATGGGATGGCCGTCGTGCTCGACGTGGTCTACAACCACCTCGGGCCAGAAGGCAACTATCTCCGCGATTTTGGCCCCTACTTCACCGATCGGTACAAGACCCCCTGGGGCGAGGCCATCAACTACGATGGCCAAGGCTCGATCGGCGTTCGGAGATACATCATCGACAACGCGCTGTATTGGATCACCGAATACCATATCGATGCGTTTCGCCTTGATGCAATCCATGGTATTTTTGATGAGAGCCCGGTCCATATCCTCCAAGAACTGAATAACGCCGTCCAGGCGCAGGCCAAACGGCTTGGCCGCACCGTCCTGATCATCGCAGAGAGCGATCTCAACGATGCAAGAGCCGCCACAGCGGTTGGGGAGGGAGGGTACGGCTTGGCCGGACAGTGGAACGAGGATTTCCACCACGCTGTCCACGCACGACTGACAGGTGAACGTAACGGCTATTACATGGATTTCGGCGCACTCGATGACGTCGCTCACGCGCTTTCGCACGGTTTTGTATACGAGGGTCAATACTCTATGTTTCGCGGACGACCGCATGGTGCAAGCGCACGCCACATCCCTGGAGAGAGCTTCGTTGTCTTTGCGCAAAATCACGATCAGGTCGGCAACCGGCCGAAAGGTGAGCGCCTGGTCACCCTTATTCCGTTTGAGGCGGTCAAGCTGGCGGCCGCGTTGGTCCTCTGGTCGCCGTATGTTCCGCTCCTGTTCATGGGGGAGGAGTATGGTGAACCGGCCCCATTTCAGTATTTCACCAGCTTCTTCGACAAGACGCTGGCAGAGGCAGTGCGGCAAGGCCGCATGGAGGGGTTCGCGAGAGTGGCTTGGACCGGCGAAGTTCCTGATCCGCAGGATCCGGCAACCTTCGAGCGGTCAAGACTGAATCTGGAGCTCAGGACCGAGCCGGTTCACCGCCAGCTTCTCGATTTCTATAGGGAGCTGATCCGCCTGCGTAAGATCCACACTTGCCTGGGGATCGTCGAGAGGAAGCGGCAGATTGTCTCTACCCTTGCGGGGAATGGGACGCTCTGTCTCCATCGGACGCTACCTCAGAGGGAGGAAAGCTTTGTCGTTTTTCATTTTGGCGGTGAGTCTCGCAAGACGATAATCCCTATTCCCTGGGGACCGTGGATCACCGTGCTGGACAGCGCCGCCAAAGAGTGGGGCGGGCCAGGGGGCTATATGAGTTCCGGGGAAGCACTCGAGTCAAGCGGGATGCTGGAGCTGGCGGCTTCCCCATATCAGGTCCTGGGTCTCCTTCGCGATCCTGCCGTAAGCGCCGAACAACCGGATAAGAGCGCAGAAAGGATAGCGTAA
- the treY gene encoding Maltooligosyl trehalose synthase, which translates to MATLRVVDEMFEGARGTLSAMRRFPVATYRLQFQPVFTFDDAKQLVSYLYELGISDCYASPILQAASGNSYGYGISHHNLVNPELGGERGFNEFVGELKRHGMGLILDWVPNHMGISGSTNVWWLDVLENGPSSPYAHYFDIDWTPVKAELRNKVLLPILSDQYGKVLENQEFLLTFAEGAFTVWYQDRKLPIEPGQYTQILQYRLDALGELLGGENPHFLEFQSIITALSHLPPTTDTDSEKVVERQREKEVIKKRLAKLSDECADVKQFIRENVNIFNGNKGDPQSFDLLDSLLAAQVYRVAFWRVAGEEINYRRFFDINDLAAIRMENPHVFQETHKLIFRLIGERKVGGLRIDHPDGLYDPTEYFRRLQRVVFLAACRNLLESNAQYMDNDWKTAEAQLLKRYDEECEGERQSPFRRAFYIIAEKILMRGERLPEWWAVDGTTGYDFLNHLNGLFVDSANGKRLEDICSRFTNLKIDFRRLTYETKKLIMQTAMSGEINVLGHRLNRISEKNRWSRDFTLFSLTDALREIIACFPVYRTYVGPSDASISDGDRSAIYRAVAMAKRRNPTINVSIFDFIRDILCLRFPDYLESQDQREQRDFVMKFQQCTSPVMAKGVEDTAFYIYNRLLSLNEVGGNPEEFGVSLTTFHRANAQRRELWPYALLATSTHDTKRSEDVRARINVLSEIPDEWKACLGRWGKLNRKKKPLIDDQPAPDRNDEYLLYQTLLGAWPFESIDQTAGSMFKDRIQRYMEKATKEAKVHTSWINPNKAYDDALQAFVDAILDDSKRNPFLDELKAFQRGVAAYGIYNSLSQVLLKLTSPGIPDIYQGNEILDFSLVDPDNRRPVDYEARRRMLKTLKDQIARPDGDLAEVARELLSGKEDGRIKLFVTHLTLRYRRAHQELFLEGDYLPLEGRGSRQDHLCAFTRKSNDQLIVVVAPRFFSRLTWTPKMGIVSRVPQMLAATFFSRLAQFPEEPPIGEEVWQDASLVLPDGTAGQCYRNIFTGETVTAVESEGVAALPLSHIFASFPVALLELST; encoded by the coding sequence ATGGCAACGTTGCGTGTAGTGGATGAGATGTTCGAAGGTGCCCGCGGGACCCTTTCTGCGATGCGCAGGTTCCCGGTAGCTACCTACCGCCTTCAATTCCAACCGGTCTTTACCTTTGATGATGCCAAGCAGTTGGTGTCCTATCTCTATGAACTGGGGATCAGTGATTGTTATGCATCTCCAATCCTTCAGGCGGCTTCTGGCAACTCATACGGCTACGGCATTTCTCATCACAATCTCGTGAACCCGGAACTCGGTGGAGAGAGAGGGTTCAACGAGTTTGTGGGTGAACTGAAAAGACACGGGATGGGCCTCATCCTCGATTGGGTGCCAAATCATATGGGGATTTCAGGCAGTACCAATGTCTGGTGGTTGGATGTTCTGGAAAATGGCCCCAGTTCTCCGTATGCGCACTATTTTGACATCGACTGGACTCCCGTGAAGGCCGAACTGAGGAATAAGGTGTTACTTCCTATCCTCAGCGATCAATACGGCAAGGTCCTGGAGAATCAGGAGTTCCTCCTAACCTTTGCGGAGGGGGCGTTTACTGTATGGTATCAGGATAGAAAGTTGCCGATAGAGCCCGGCCAATACACCCAAATCCTCCAATATCGCCTCGATGCGCTAGGTGAATTACTTGGAGGAGAAAACCCCCACTTTTTGGAATTCCAAAGTATCATCACGGCGCTGAGCCATTTACCTCCCACAACAGATACCGATTCCGAGAAGGTCGTTGAGAGGCAGCGTGAAAAAGAGGTTATCAAAAAACGACTCGCGAAGCTTTCTGATGAGTGTGCGGATGTGAAACAATTTATTCGGGAGAATGTCAACATCTTCAATGGAAACAAGGGAGATCCGCAAAGCTTTGATCTATTGGACAGCCTCCTGGCGGCCCAGGTCTACCGTGTGGCCTTCTGGCGTGTAGCCGGCGAAGAGATCAACTACCGCCGATTCTTCGATATCAATGATCTCGCCGCTATCAGGATGGAAAATCCCCATGTGTTTCAGGAGACCCACAAACTGATCTTTCGACTGATCGGCGAGAGGAAGGTCGGCGGTCTCAGGATCGATCATCCCGATGGTCTGTACGACCCCACCGAGTATTTCCGAAGATTGCAGCGCGTCGTGTTTCTGGCGGCATGCCGAAATCTTCTCGAGTCCAACGCGCAATACATGGATAACGACTGGAAGACGGCAGAAGCGCAACTGCTGAAGCGGTATGATGAGGAGTGCGAGGGGGAGCGGCAATCGCCCTTCCGGCGCGCCTTCTACATCATTGCCGAAAAGATCCTGATGAGGGGCGAAAGGCTTCCGGAATGGTGGGCCGTTGATGGGACCACGGGATACGACTTTCTGAATCATCTGAACGGTCTCTTTGTAGATAGTGCGAATGGAAAGCGTCTTGAAGATATCTGCAGCAGGTTTACGAATCTGAAGATAGATTTCCGACGTCTCACCTACGAAACCAAGAAGCTCATCATGCAGACCGCCATGTCGGGCGAGATCAACGTGCTGGGGCATCGCCTGAACCGGATTTCCGAAAAAAACCGGTGGTCCAGAGACTTTACGCTGTTCAGCCTCACTGATGCACTGCGAGAGATCATCGCCTGCTTCCCGGTCTACAGAACCTACGTTGGACCAAGCGACGCGAGCATCTCCGACGGCGATCGATCAGCGATCTATCGTGCTGTGGCGATGGCGAAAAGGCGAAATCCCACCATCAATGTCTCCATATTCGACTTCATTCGCGACATCCTCTGCCTCAGGTTCCCCGATTACCTGGAATCGCAAGACCAGCGCGAGCAGAGGGATTTCGTCATGAAGTTTCAACAGTGCACGAGCCCGGTTATGGCGAAGGGCGTAGAAGATACCGCCTTCTATATTTATAACCGTCTGTTGTCCCTCAACGAAGTAGGGGGGAATCCTGAGGAGTTCGGGGTTTCGCTTACCACCTTCCACAGGGCGAATGCGCAGCGGCGCGAATTGTGGCCGTACGCACTGTTGGCGACGTCCACTCACGATACCAAGCGTAGCGAGGATGTGCGGGCCAGGATCAATGTTCTTTCCGAGATCCCGGACGAGTGGAAGGCCTGCCTTGGCCGGTGGGGTAAGCTCAACAGGAAGAAAAAACCCCTCATCGATGACCAACCGGCTCCTGATCGCAACGATGAGTATCTGCTGTACCAGACCCTTCTTGGCGCATGGCCCTTCGAGTCGATAGATCAGACGGCCGGCAGCATGTTTAAGGATCGAATCCAGCGTTATATGGAGAAGGCCACCAAAGAGGCGAAGGTTCACACGAGCTGGATCAATCCCAATAAGGCGTATGATGATGCACTTCAGGCTTTCGTCGACGCGATTTTGGATGACTCCAAACGCAATCCATTCCTTGACGAGTTGAAGGCGTTTCAGCGAGGGGTAGCGGCCTACGGGATCTATAACTCCCTCAGCCAGGTTCTCCTCAAGCTCACGTCTCCCGGGATTCCTGATATCTACCAGGGAAACGAGATCTTGGATTTTAGTCTCGTCGATCCCGACAACCGCAGGCCGGTCGATTACGAGGCTCGGCGACGGATGTTGAAGACCCTGAAAGACCAAATTGCGAGGCCGGACGGGGATCTCGCCGAAGTGGCGCGAGAGCTCCTGAGCGGGAAGGAGGACGGCAGGATCAAGCTCTTTGTTACGCACCTCACGCTCCGCTACCGTAGAGCGCACCAGGAATTGTTCCTCGAAGGGGATTATCTCCCCCTTGAAGGCCGCGGCAGCAGGCAAGACCATCTCTGTGCCTTTACACGGAAAAGCAACGACCAACTGATTGTCGTGGTCGCCCCGAGGTTCTTTTCACGGCTTACCTGGACCCCAAAAATGGGAATCGTGAGCCGTGTGCCGCAGATGCTTGCCGCAACGTTCTTTTCAAGGCTCGCTCAGTTCCCGGAAGAACCCCCGATCGGTGAGGAGGTGTGGCAAGACGCTTCCCTTGTACTCCCGGACGGGACGGCCGGTCAGTGTTACCGCAATATCTTTACCGGAGAGACAGTGACGGCCGTCGAAAGCGAGGGGGTGGCGGCGCTGCCGCTCAGCCACATATTCGCCAGTTTTCCGGTAGCCCTCTTGGAGCTGTCCACGTGA
- a CDS encoding transcriptional regulator has product MPELSRFLGIVIGIFSREHAPPHFHAVYGDYQITVEIQSGVVHGDFPKRALRHVLEWLDLHHDELLADWTLIQAGRPANKIAPLE; this is encoded by the coding sequence ATGCCTGAACTGTCGAGATTCTTAGGGATCGTCATCGGCATATTTTCGCGCGAACATGCGCCGCCGCATTTCCACGCGGTATATGGAGACTACCAGATCACGGTTGAGATACAGAGCGGGGTCGTGCATGGAGATTTTCCAAAACGGGCTTTGCGTCACGTTCTGGAGTGGCTCGATCTACACCATGATGAACTTCTCGCGGACTGGACATTGATTCAGGCGGGACGTCCCGCCAACAAGATTGCACCGTTGGAGTAG